A stretch of alpha proteobacterium HIMB59 DNA encodes these proteins:
- a CDS encoding Sulfite exporter TauE/SafE (PFAM: Sulfite exporter TauE/SafE) — MFDLSYYFLVSFCILLFAISKSGFSGGGLALISVTVLSISYGPLTAIAILMPMLIVCDAIAAFLNRKYYDHGAVWSIAPFSLLGVIAGTILFKFINLSLISVFIGTISLAYVISNYLLIKSKIKKIPFYGSKSIWGTLAGFTSFVLHSGGLPMNIYFMSIYDRKVQFVAGLVFSMALINIFKLIPYFYLEILDFESLFSYLLFSPVAVIGVILGHWMNSKLSDKSFFAIINFFIVIASLRLIYLGIVDL; from the coding sequence TTGTTTGATTTAAGTTATTATTTCTTAGTATCTTTTTGCATTTTATTGTTTGCAATTTCAAAATCTGGTTTTTCTGGAGGTGGATTAGCATTAATTTCTGTTACAGTTCTTTCCATTTCCTATGGCCCTTTAACCGCAATTGCTATTTTAATGCCCATGTTAATCGTATGTGATGCCATTGCTGCATTTCTTAATCGAAAATATTATGATCATGGCGCAGTATGGTCCATCGCTCCATTTTCATTATTGGGTGTTATTGCAGGAACAATTCTATTTAAATTTATTAACCTGTCTTTGATCAGTGTATTTATAGGCACCATATCTCTTGCTTATGTAATTTCTAATTATTTGCTCATAAAATCAAAAATTAAAAAAATTCCTTTTTATGGAAGTAAATCTATTTGGGGAACATTGGCTGGATTTACTAGTTTTGTTCTTCACTCCGGAGGTTTACCTATGAATATTTACTTTATGTCAATTTATGATCGAAAAGTTCAATTTGTTGCTGGTCTTGTTTTCTCTATGGCTTTAATAAATATTTTTAAGTTGATCCCATATTTTTATTTAGAAATATTAGATTTTGAGAGTCTTTTCAGTTATCTTCTATTTTCCCCTGTGGCTGTGATTGGAGTCATTTTAGGACATTGGATGAATAGCAAGTTATCCGATAAATCTTTTTTTGCTATCATCAATTTTTTTATAGTAATTGCCTCATTAAGGTTAATTTATTTAGGGATTGTTGATTTATAG
- a CDS encoding methyltransferase family protein (PFAM: Methyltransferase domain) → MDINASDIYSFYQSSLGSIVKRTVRQKITSVLDDISNQSVCGYGYTSPYLSFLKKSHVGLNITSLIPDFLDGSITEKYDFDEKTIHEYFLPLEPSSVDLVISTHLLEFVEKPLSSIEEIWRILKPNGYFIALVPRRSGLWTRYDNNPFGYGRSYSTIQFKRLIEDYLILDQKKSFLHFPPWHHYANYKFHQTIETAGNRMFPYMGGLMICICKKIVYATNKSKSKKIPIKNIVAT, encoded by the coding sequence ATGGATATTAACGCATCTGATATCTACAGTTTTTATCAATCTTCTCTTGGAAGTATTGTAAAAAGAACGGTCCGTCAAAAAATTACTTCTGTTTTAGATGATATTTCCAATCAATCCGTATGCGGTTATGGATACACAAGTCCTTATCTCTCCTTTTTAAAAAAGAGCCATGTTGGTTTAAATATCACTTCACTGATCCCAGATTTTTTAGATGGAAGTATTACTGAAAAATATGATTTTGATGAAAAAACAATTCATGAATACTTTCTACCTTTAGAACCCAGTTCAGTAGATTTAGTTATCTCTACTCACCTTTTAGAATTTGTTGAAAAACCCTTAAGTAGTATTGAAGAAATATGGCGCATTTTAAAACCTAATGGATATTTCATTGCCTTAGTGCCGAGGAGATCAGGTCTTTGGACTCGTTATGACAATAATCCTTTTGGGTATGGCCGTTCTTATTCAACAATTCAATTTAAAAGACTGATTGAAGATTATTTGATCTTAGACCAAAAAAAATCTTTTCTACACTTCCCCCCTTGGCATCATTATGCAAATTATAAATTCCATCAAACTATTGAAACAGCAGGTAATCGTATGTTTCCTTACATGGGGGGTTTGATGATTTGTATATGTAAAAAAATAGTTTACGCAACCAATAAATCGAAATCAAAAAAGATACCTATCAAAAATATTGTAGCTACATAA
- a CDS encoding hydroxyacylglutathione hydrolase (PFAM: Metallo-beta-lactamase superfamily~TIGRFAM: hydroxyacylglutathione hydrolase): protein MTKPNIYLFPQLDDNYGYLIKNPHATEGVLVDPSDLEMCLKILELNDCKASHILLTHHHDDHIAAVHDLKNKFQSIIIGYENDENIPHPDLKVKDDEIFELHQNKFKVIHTPGHTLQHINYFMPDCNILFSGDTLFSIGCGRMFEGTPEVFWKSLSKIKQLPEETTIYCGHEYTLSNVKFALSINPDNQDLQKYAHWVEHQEKEHRPTIPTKLVDQIKCNPFLQCDNEHFQKLYKSTDPIEVFGQMRKAKDNF, encoded by the coding sequence ATGACCAAACCTAATATTTATTTATTTCCTCAATTAGATGATAACTATGGCTATTTAATTAAAAATCCACACGCAACAGAGGGAGTTTTAGTAGATCCATCGGATTTAGAGATGTGTCTTAAAATATTAGAACTAAATGACTGCAAAGCATCTCATATTCTTCTCACACATCATCATGATGATCACATAGCTGCTGTTCATGATTTAAAAAATAAATTTCAATCTATTATCATTGGATATGAAAATGATGAAAATATCCCTCATCCTGATTTAAAAGTTAAAGATGATGAAATTTTCGAATTACATCAAAATAAATTCAAAGTTATTCATACTCCAGGTCACACCTTACAGCACATCAATTATTTTATGCCTGATTGTAATATCCTTTTCTCAGGTGATACCTTATTTAGTATTGGTTGTGGTCGTATGTTTGAAGGGACACCTGAAGTTTTCTGGAAAAGTTTATCAAAAATTAAACAACTTCCTGAAGAAACAACTATCTATTGTGGCCACGAATATACACTGAGTAATGTTAAATTCGCTTTAAGCATTAACCCGGACAATCAAGACTTACAAAAGTATGCTCATTGGGTGGAGCATCAAGAAAAAGAACATCGACCTACCATCCCTACCAAACTTGTTGATCAAATAAAATGTAATCCTTTTCTTCAATGTGATAATGAGCACTTTCAAAAACTCTATAAAAGTACTGATCCTATTGAAGTTTTTGGACAAATGCGAAAAGCGAAAGATAATTTTTAA
- a CDS encoding Methionine biosynthesis protein MetW (PFAM: Methionine biosynthesis protein MetW~TIGRFAM: methionine biosynthesis protein MetW) codes for MRNDYKIILDLIPESSKVLDIGCSDGDLISLLADKNISAQGVELNQEKVISCLGRGLDVIHGDINLIVEDFPYNQFDYCILTQTIQAVQKPDVLLNTLKKVSKNIIVGFNNSGRLSKSLQFLLSGSFDSLLKKSDSDQWYNTDYIHPCSIKDFKKLSTDLNFKILSTFDVINMAQFTNGKMPSNLFCKEVLFHLKNEQ; via the coding sequence ATGAGAAACGACTACAAAATCATTTTAGACCTCATTCCAGAAAGTTCTAAAGTGCTCGATATTGGTTGCTCGGATGGAGATTTAATTTCGCTGCTTGCAGATAAAAATATCAGCGCCCAAGGAGTAGAACTAAACCAAGAAAAAGTTATTTCTTGTCTTGGAAGAGGGTTAGATGTCATCCATGGGGACATAAACCTAATTGTTGAAGATTTTCCTTATAATCAGTTTGATTATTGTATTTTAACACAAACGATACAAGCCGTACAAAAGCCTGATGTTTTGTTAAATACTCTAAAAAAAGTAAGTAAAAATATTATCGTTGGCTTCAATAATTCAGGTAGATTAAGTAAATCACTCCAGTTTTTACTATCTGGTAGCTTTGATTCACTTTTAAAAAAATCTGATAGTGATCAGTGGTATAATACAGATTATATTCATCCTTGTAGTATCAAAGATTTTAAAAAGTTATCTACTGATTTGAATTTTAAAATTTTATCTACCTTTGATGTAATTAACATGGCTCAATTTACCAATGGTAAAATGCCTTCAAACCTTTTCTGCAAAGAAGTTTTATTCCATTTAAAAAATGAACAATAA